The following proteins come from a genomic window of bacterium:
- the panB gene encoding 3-methyl-2-oxobutanoate hydroxymethyltransferase, with translation MQTSGKVTTTKLLQMKSAGEKITMLTAYDYPTARLLDEAGIDIILVGDSLGMVVLGYENTLPVTIEEIIYHTQAVKRGTSRALVVADMPFLSYEVEVSQAVLNAGRLIKKGGAEAVKMEGGSEISETISAIVRAGIPVMGHIGLTPQSIHQLGGYKVQGRDKGAAKKLRADAFALSAAGAFALVIECVPWPLAQQITQDIGMPTIGIGAGAYCDGQVLVLHDLLGLYDRIHPKFVRQYVNLNPLISKAIKGYISDVRESKFPSLEESYK, from the coding sequence ATGCAGACATCAGGTAAGGTAACCACCACCAAGCTGCTTCAAATGAAATCGGCTGGGGAAAAGATCACTATGCTGACGGCCTATGATTACCCTACAGCCAGATTATTGGATGAGGCCGGGATAGATATTATCCTGGTAGGAGATTCTCTGGGGATGGTCGTTTTAGGGTATGAGAATACTCTACCGGTAACCATCGAGGAGATAATTTACCACACCCAAGCAGTTAAGCGGGGGACAAGCCGGGCCCTGGTGGTGGCTGATATGCCCTTTCTCTCCTATGAAGTTGAGGTATCTCAGGCTGTTTTGAATGCAGGACGATTAATCAAAAAGGGAGGAGCTGAAGCGGTTAAAATGGAAGGTGGGAGTGAGATAAGCGAGACGATTTCTGCCATCGTCAGGGCAGGGATACCGGTTATGGGACATATTGGCCTCACCCCGCAGTCAATTCACCAGTTAGGTGGTTACAAGGTCCAGGGACGGGATAAGGGTGCGGCCAAAAAACTCAGGGCCGATGCCTTCGCCCTTTCGGCGGCCGGGGCCTTTGCCCTGGTAATAGAGTGCGTTCCCTGGCCGCTGGCCCAGCAGATAACTCAGGATATCGGTATGCCCACCATCGGTATTGGAGCCGGGGCCTACTGTGATGGTCAGGTTCTTGTCCTGCATGATCTCCTTGGTCTCTACGACCGGATTCATCCTAAGTTTGTGCGGCAGTATGTCAACTTAAACCCCCTTATTTCCAAGGCGATCAAAGGGTATATTTCAGACGTAAGGGAAAGCAAATTCCCCAGTTTG